The following proteins are co-located in the Aquarana catesbeiana isolate 2022-GZ linkage group LG02, ASM4218655v1, whole genome shotgun sequence genome:
- the LOC141126591 gene encoding uncharacterized protein has product MEAKRIKHQKVHTGERPFRCSECGKAFKHKADLIRHKKVHTGEKPHQCSECDKAFQTKSHLLRHTMIHTGERPYKCSKCDKAFKTNGDLIKHHRVHTGEKPYQCSECDKAFTWKNSLFIHKRIHTGEKPYECSECDKAFRANGELIRHQMIHSGEKPYQCFECDKAFALKRGLIKHQMIHIEEKPYQCSECDKGFTQKAHLIRHQHFHTGEKPYQCSECDKAFTRREFLIIHERIHTGEKAYHCSECGKTFAHKENLNRHQKIHTGEKPYQCSECNKAFTVKAQLIIHQVIHTGEKPYRCSECDKAFTTKAYLFIHKRIHTGEKAYQCPECGKMFTYKESLIIHQRIHTGEKSYQCSECDKAFQRKSELIIHQRVHNGEKPYRCSECDKSFTQKGHLITHTMTHTGEKPYQCPECGKHYQVKEGLIKHQRIHKLQLQKGNSGRRGKVKGVTAKPQ; this is encoded by the coding sequence ATGGAGGCAAAACGTATCAAACACCAgaaggttcacactggagagagacCTTTTCGATGTTcagaatgtggcaaagcttttaaacACAAGGCAGATCTTATCAGACACAAGAaggttcacactggagaaaagccacatcaatgttctgaatgtgacaaagcttttcaAACAAAGTCACATCTTTTAAGACACACgatgattcacactggagagaggcCATATAAGTGTTCcaaatgtgacaaagcttttaaaaCCAACGGAGATCTTATCAAGCACCatagggttcacactggagagaagccatatcagtgttctgaatgtgataaaGCTTTTACATGGAAGAACAGCCTCTTCATACAcaagaggattcacactggagagaaaccataTGAGTGCTCTGAATGTGATAAAGCTTTTAGAGCCAACGGAGAGCTTATCAGACATCAAATGATTCactctggagagaagccatatcagtgtttcGAATGTGATAAAGCTTTTGCACTCAAAAGAGGGCTTATCAAACACCAGATGATTCACATTGAAGAAAAACCATAtcaatgttctgaatgtgacaaaggtTTTACACAGAAGGCACATCTTATTAGACACCAAcattttcacactggagagaagccgtatCAATGCTCTGAATGTGATAAAGCTTTTACAAGGAGGGAATTCCTTATCATACATGAAAGGATACACACTGGTGAGAAGGCTTATCATTGTTCTGAATGTGGAAAAACGTTTGCACATAAGGAAAATCTTAACAGACACCAgaagattcacactggagagaagccatatcaatgtTCTGAATGTAATAAAGCTTTTACAGTGAAGGCACAGCTTATTATACACCAggtgattcacactggagagaagccataccggtgttctgaatgtgacaaagcttttacaacTAAGGCGTACCTTTTTATACATAAAAGGATTCACACTGGCGAGAAGGCATATCAATGTCCTGAATGTGGAAAAATGTTTACTTATAAGGAAAGCCTTATcatacaccagaggattcacactggagagaagtcatatcagtgttcagaatgtgacaaagcttttcaAAGGAAGTCAGAGCTTATTATACACCAGAGGGTTCACAATGGAGAGAAGCCATATcgatgttctgaatgtgacaaatcTTTTACACAGAAAGGTCATCTTATTACACACACGATgactcacactggggagaagccatatcagtgtcctGAATGTGGCAAACATTATCAAGTTAAAGAAGGGCTAATaaaacaccagaggattcacaaacTTCAGCTGCAGAAAGGAAACTCTGGAAGAAGGGGGAAGGTTAAAGGGGTAACAGCTAAGCCACAATGA